The window TGTTCAAGGCTGTAACCTTGGAAACAGCAGCAGGAGAAAGCCCGAACTCGGCAAGCAGGCTTTGAGCATGGCGCATGGCCTCGGAACGCTGGTTCACTGCAGGATGACTTTTCTTCAGCAA is drawn from Oleidesulfovibrio alaskensis DSM 16109 and contains these coding sequences:
- a CDS encoding P27 family phage terminase small subunit, which translates into the protein MLKKSHPAVNQRSEAMRHAQSLLAEFGLSPAAVSKVTALNNSESNNPFAAFVGGGR